The Gillisia sp. Hel_I_86 genome has a segment encoding these proteins:
- a CDS encoding acetyl-CoA carboxylase carboxyltransferase subunit alpha, with protein MEYLDFELPIKELEEQYQKACNIGAESDVDVTATCKQIEKKLIETKKGIYKNLTAWQRVQLSRHPNRPYTLDYIKAICGDTFLELHGDRNVKDDKAMIGGLGKIGDQSFMFVGQQKGFNTKTRQYRNFGMANPEGYRKALRLMKSAEKFGVPVVTFVDTPGAYPGLEAEERGQGEAIARNILEMTRLKVPIIVVIIGEGASGGALGIGVGDKVLMLENTWYSVISPESCSSILWRSWEYKEIAADALKLTAKDMKKQKLIDEIVKEPLGGAHTNREETFNTVKESILTAFGEFQNLSPKDLVNKRMDKYSNMGVFKD; from the coding sequence ATGGAATATTTGGATTTTGAATTACCCATTAAAGAGTTAGAGGAACAATACCAGAAAGCTTGTAATATAGGAGCAGAAAGTGATGTAGATGTTACTGCCACTTGTAAACAAATTGAAAAGAAACTAATAGAGACCAAAAAAGGCATCTATAAAAATCTTACGGCTTGGCAACGCGTTCAACTTTCAAGACACCCCAACAGACCCTATACCCTGGATTATATAAAAGCCATTTGTGGTGATACTTTTTTGGAACTTCATGGGGACAGAAATGTTAAGGACGATAAAGCCATGATTGGTGGTCTAGGTAAAATTGGTGACCAGAGTTTTATGTTTGTTGGTCAACAAAAAGGCTTTAATACCAAAACAAGACAATATCGCAATTTTGGAATGGCAAATCCTGAAGGGTATCGTAAAGCATTGCGCTTGATGAAATCTGCAGAGAAATTTGGAGTTCCAGTTGTAACCTTTGTAGATACTCCAGGGGCATATCCAGGATTGGAAGCAGAAGAAAGAGGGCAAGGGGAAGCAATTGCTAGGAATATATTGGAAATGACCCGCTTAAAAGTGCCAATTATTGTGGTAATTATAGGAGAAGGTGCTAGTGGTGGTGCATTGGGAATTGGAGTGGGAGATAAGGTACTCATGTTGGAAAACACTTGGTACTCTGTAATTTCTCCAGAATCATGTTCTTCTATATTATGGAGAAGTTGGGAGTATAAAGAGATAGCCGCAGATGCACTGAAGCTTACTGCTAAAGACATGAAAAAGCAAAAGCTGATAGATGAAATTGTAAAGGAACCATTAGGAGGAGCCCATACCAATAGGGAAGAAACTTTTAATACGGTAAAAGAATCAATTTTAACTGCTTTCGGGGAATTTCAAAACTTATCACCAAAAGATCTGGTTAATAAAAGAATGGATAAATATTCAAATATGGGTGTCTTTAAAGATTAG
- a CDS encoding FKBP-type peptidyl-prolyl cis-trans isomerase: MMKLNKLFILMLLVSISIISCKKDDASTIEPIPVRDRGEQAIADDEALRAYLQTHFYNEEDFQNPAEGFDYRIKLDSIAGSNSEKTPLIDSDLLSTKMITRDDVEYTIYILKIREGFGAHPTFADSTFQNYKGELLDQVSFDNTANPVWFDHPGTLSQTNPGIVVALTETLVEFGGASSFTLNDDNTVNFTDDFGVGAVFLPSGLGYFNLSQGAIPSYSPLIFSFQLYKVNEADHDQDGIPSYLEDLDNDRIVVNDDSDGDNIPDYLDVDDDGDGTLTKDEITVNEDGTVSFPDINGNGIPNYLDEDEFENVNENQ; this comes from the coding sequence ATGATGAAATTGAATAAGTTGTTTATTTTGATGCTTCTTGTAAGCATTTCTATTATATCCTGTAAAAAAGACGATGCTAGTACTATAGAGCCAATTCCAGTAAGAGATCGTGGAGAGCAGGCTATTGCAGATGACGAAGCACTGAGAGCCTATTTACAGACACATTTTTATAACGAAGAAGATTTTCAGAATCCAGCAGAAGGTTTTGACTATAGAATAAAATTGGATTCTATTGCAGGATCAAATTCAGAGAAAACCCCATTAATAGATTCAGATTTATTATCTACAAAAATGATTACTCGAGACGATGTGGAGTATACTATCTATATTCTAAAAATTCGGGAAGGGTTTGGGGCACATCCTACTTTTGCCGATTCCACTTTTCAGAATTATAAAGGAGAGTTATTGGATCAAGTTTCTTTTGATAATACCGCAAACCCTGTTTGGTTTGATCATCCAGGGACTTTATCCCAGACAAATCCAGGAATAGTTGTCGCCTTAACAGAAACCCTTGTGGAATTTGGAGGAGCTTCAAGTTTTACATTGAATGATGATAATACAGTTAATTTTACCGATGATTTTGGGGTAGGAGCGGTGTTTTTACCATCTGGTTTAGGATATTTTAATCTTTCGCAAGGGGCTATTCCATCTTATAGTCCGCTTATTTTTAGCTTTCAATTATATAAAGTAAATGAAGCAGATCACGATCAAGATGGAATTCCTTCTTATTTAGAAGATCTGGATAACGATAGGATTGTTGTAAATGATGATAGTGATGGAGATAATATTCCTGACTATCTAGATGTAGATGATGATGGGGATGGGACTTTAACAAAGGATGAAATAACTGTCAATGAAGATGGTACAGTAAGTTTTCCTGATATAAATGGCAACGGAATTCCAAACTATCTTGATGAGGATGAGTTCGAAAACGTAAATGAAAATCAATAA
- a CDS encoding LptF/LptG family permease, which yields MKILDWYILKRYLGTFILMLLLFIPIGITVNLAEKIDKILENEVPFIEVAAYYLDFTIYFANLLFPLFLFLSVIWFTSKLANNTEIIAFLSSGVSFWRFLRPYLIGATIVCIGALVLSMYLAPNASKGFNEFKYQYLKKGTEIKETSDVYRQINDDEYIYASNFQPKSKSARNFTLEHFEGNKMTFKLSASRLQYNEADSTYTLSNFDKRIIGEEGDQIFHEQTLDTILPFEFDELTPVTYIAETLNYNELNDFIEQEGRRGSGNMNRYLVVAYKRWSLPVSAFILTIIAVAVSSIKRRGGMGVSLALGISLAFIFIFFDKVFGTLAEQSTFSPLIAVWFPNVTFGILAIYLLFNAKR from the coding sequence TTGAAGATATTAGATTGGTACATACTTAAACGTTATTTAGGAACTTTCATCCTGATGCTTTTGTTGTTTATACCTATTGGGATTACTGTGAATCTTGCTGAAAAGATCGATAAGATCTTGGAAAATGAGGTTCCTTTTATAGAAGTTGCCGCCTATTATTTGGATTTTACGATCTATTTTGCAAACCTGCTATTTCCTTTATTCTTATTTCTATCGGTGATTTGGTTTACCTCTAAACTTGCCAATAATACAGAGATCATCGCTTTTTTGAGCAGTGGTGTTTCTTTCTGGCGTTTTTTAAGACCTTATTTAATAGGTGCGACCATAGTTTGTATAGGTGCCTTGGTATTAAGTATGTATTTGGCCCCAAACGCAAGTAAAGGTTTTAATGAATTTAAATACCAGTACCTCAAAAAAGGGACAGAGATCAAGGAAACGAGTGACGTATATAGACAGATAAATGACGATGAATATATCTACGCGAGTAACTTTCAGCCGAAATCGAAATCTGCCAGGAATTTCACCTTAGAGCATTTTGAAGGAAATAAAATGACATTCAAATTAAGCGCTTCCAGATTGCAGTACAACGAAGCAGATAGCACCTACACCTTAAGCAATTTCGATAAGAGGATTATAGGGGAAGAAGGGGATCAAATTTTTCATGAGCAGACCCTAGACACCATCTTGCCTTTTGAATTTGATGAATTAACTCCTGTTACTTATATAGCAGAAACCCTTAATTATAATGAGCTTAATGATTTTATTGAACAGGAGGGCAGGAGAGGTTCTGGAAATATGAATAGGTATCTGGTTGTGGCTTATAAAAGGTGGAGCTTACCCGTTTCAGCATTTATACTTACTATTATTGCCGTTGCTGTTTCTTCAATTAAAAGAAGAGGGGGAATGGGAGTAAGTCTGGCCTTAGGAATATCCCTAGCCTTTATTTTTATTTTCTTCGATAAGGTTTTTGGAACTTTGGCAGAACAATCTACTTTTTCACCATTGATCGCAGTTTGGTTTCCCAATGTGACCTTTGGAATTTTGGCTATTTATCTCTTGTTCAATGCCAAGCGATAA
- a CDS encoding outer membrane beta-barrel protein — translation MKKLLILSLILISGSAMAQATYGLKGGLNYGATGEYEDYGQVIGDASTVVDGKEKTGYHLGAFAKLEFLGIFLQPELVYTRLNTDYGQFDYNLDKIDAPVLVGIHVLGPLNIKAGPSFQYILKNELENTNLSISDVENEISVGYQVGLGIELGNLGFDARYEGAFEENNAFGQAATDQKFKIDSRPSQWILSVSYTLN, via the coding sequence ATGAAAAAATTATTGATACTTAGCCTTATTTTAATTAGTGGCAGTGCTATGGCGCAAGCCACTTATGGACTTAAAGGTGGTCTTAATTATGGAGCTACCGGAGAATATGAAGATTATGGACAAGTAATTGGAGACGCCTCCACGGTGGTGGATGGAAAAGAAAAAACCGGATATCATTTAGGAGCATTTGCAAAATTGGAATTCCTTGGTATTTTCTTACAACCAGAATTGGTATATACTAGGCTTAACACAGATTATGGTCAATTCGATTATAATTTAGACAAGATCGACGCCCCAGTTTTAGTTGGTATACATGTCTTAGGACCCTTAAACATAAAGGCCGGGCCTTCTTTTCAGTATATTTTAAAAAACGAATTGGAAAACACCAATCTTAGTATTTCTGATGTTGAAAATGAAATCAGTGTTGGTTATCAGGTTGGATTGGGAATAGAATTGGGGAATTTAGGTTTCGATGCTAGATACGAAGGAGCTTTTGAAGAAAACAATGCTTTTGGACAAGCTGCAACCGATCAAAAATTTAAGATAGACTCTAGACCTTCACAATGGATTTTAAGTGTTTCTTATACCCTTAACTAG
- a CDS encoding transketolase, with product MPNTKELEDFVTQVRRDILRQVHKVNSGHPGGSLGCAEFFTALYQEVMDYNSDFDMNGIGEDLFFLSNGHISPVFYSVLARSGFFPVEELNTFRLINSRLQGHPTTHEGLPGIRIASGSLGQGLSVAIGAAQAKKLNKDSHIVYTLHGDGELQEGQNWEAIMYAAGNKIDNLISTVDVNGQQIDGATDQVLPMGNLKAKFEAFGWDVLEVKEGNDISKVIDGLNEAKSRTGKGKPVCILMTTVMGHGVDFMMHTHKWHGVAPNDEQLESALAQNPETLGDY from the coding sequence ATGCCAAACACAAAAGAATTAGAAGATTTTGTCACTCAGGTTCGCCGGGACATTTTAAGGCAAGTTCATAAGGTAAATTCAGGGCATCCTGGAGGATCTTTAGGTTGCGCCGAATTTTTCACAGCCCTTTATCAAGAGGTTATGGATTATAACAGTGATTTTGATATGAACGGAATAGGGGAAGATCTTTTCTTCTTATCCAACGGGCATATTTCGCCGGTTTTTTATAGCGTTTTAGCAAGAAGTGGTTTTTTCCCAGTGGAAGAATTAAATACTTTCCGCTTAATAAATTCAAGGTTACAAGGACATCCTACAACTCATGAAGGCTTGCCTGGAATTCGTATTGCATCTGGTTCTTTAGGTCAAGGCCTATCTGTTGCTATTGGTGCTGCGCAAGCAAAAAAACTAAACAAGGATTCTCATATCGTGTATACCTTGCATGGAGATGGGGAATTACAAGAAGGTCAGAATTGGGAAGCTATCATGTATGCCGCTGGCAATAAAATAGACAACCTTATTTCTACTGTAGATGTGAACGGACAGCAGATTGATGGAGCTACAGATCAAGTTTTACCAATGGGAAACCTTAAAGCTAAATTTGAAGCTTTTGGATGGGATGTCCTAGAAGTAAAAGAAGGAAATGATATTTCTAAAGTGATTGATGGTTTAAATGAAGCGAAAAGCAGAACCGGAAAAGGAAAACCGGTATGTATTTTAATGACCACGGTAATGGGACATGGCGTAGACTTTATGATGCATACCCACAAGTGGCACGGGGTTGCTCCCAATGATGAGCAATTAGAGAGCGCATTGGCTCAAAACCCGGAAACTCTAGGAGATTATTAA
- a CDS encoding transketolase family protein produces MKKYTNTGNKDTRSGFGAGLTELGKKNENVVALCADLTGSLKMDDFKKNHPERFFQIGIAEANMIGIAAGMTIGGKIPFTGTFANFSTGRVYDQIRQSVAYSGKNVKICASHAGVTLGEDGATHQILEDIGLMKMLPGMTVINTCDYNQTKAATLAIANFEGPVYLRFGRPKVANFTPENGKFEIGKAVQLTEGTDVSIIATGHLVWEALKAAEQLNEKGISAEVINIHTIKPLDEEAILASVKKTGCVVTAEEHNFLGGLGESVSRTLAENFPAPQEFVATKDTFGESGTPEQLMEKYGLNAEAIVKASEKVLKRK; encoded by the coding sequence ATGAAAAAATACACAAATACAGGAAATAAAGATACAAGATCTGGTTTTGGTGCAGGTTTAACTGAACTTGGGAAAAAGAATGAAAATGTGGTTGCCCTTTGTGCCGATCTTACCGGTTCATTAAAAATGGACGATTTTAAAAAGAACCATCCAGAACGTTTCTTTCAAATAGGGATTGCAGAGGCAAATATGATAGGTATTGCAGCGGGAATGACCATTGGCGGAAAAATACCTTTTACCGGTACTTTTGCAAACTTTTCTACAGGTCGTGTTTATGACCAGATTAGGCAAAGTGTGGCCTATTCAGGGAAAAATGTGAAAATATGTGCTTCTCATGCAGGAGTTACTTTAGGCGAAGACGGAGCAACCCATCAGATACTGGAAGATATAGGCTTAATGAAAATGCTTCCTGGGATGACAGTTATTAATACGTGCGATTATAACCAAACCAAAGCAGCTACATTAGCAATAGCAAATTTTGAAGGTCCTGTTTATTTAAGATTCGGACGTCCAAAAGTGGCAAATTTCACTCCTGAAAACGGAAAATTCGAGATTGGAAAAGCTGTACAATTAACCGAAGGAACCGATGTTAGTATTATTGCAACAGGACATTTAGTATGGGAAGCTTTAAAAGCTGCTGAACAATTGAATGAAAAAGGAATCAGTGCCGAAGTGATAAATATTCACACCATTAAACCTTTAGATGAAGAGGCTATTTTAGCTTCAGTAAAAAAGACTGGTTGTGTAGTTACTGCTGAAGAACATAACTTTTTAGGAGGTTTGGGAGAAAGTGTTTCCAGAACTTTGGCAGAAAATTTCCCTGCTCCACAAGAATTCGTTGCCACTAAAGATACTTTTGGTGAAAGTGGAACCCCGGAGCAGTTAATGGAAAAATACGGATTGAATGCCGAAGCCATTGTAAAAGCTTCAGAAAAAGTTTTAAAACGTAAATAG
- a CDS encoding DMT family transporter, translated as MPSDKLKSYLHFHLIVFIWGFTAVLGALISLDAVPLVWYRMLLASGFIFLYIKWKKRNLKVSKRKLLVLIIAGIVIALHWLTFFGAIKVSNVSITLALLSTGAFFTSILEPIFYKRKFVGYEILFGIFVIVGLYIIFQVETEYILGIILGLTSAFLSAVFTLMNGKLIKDTAPSVISFYELLTGVAAISIYLAFMSFNSGGDKGFNLAFFTVSSEDWLYLMVLASICTAYAFIAAVAVMKHLSPYTIMLTINLEPIYGIFLAFLVFGSKEQMNPQFYYGALLILSTVILNGYLKTKRKINKIS; from the coding sequence ATGCCAAGCGATAAACTCAAAAGCTACCTCCATTTTCATCTAATAGTTTTTATTTGGGGATTTACTGCGGTTTTAGGGGCATTAATATCCCTAGATGCAGTTCCTTTGGTTTGGTACCGAATGTTGCTGGCAAGTGGTTTTATTTTTTTGTACATCAAATGGAAAAAGCGAAATCTCAAGGTTTCAAAACGAAAATTATTGGTATTAATAATCGCAGGCATAGTGATCGCCTTGCATTGGCTAACTTTTTTTGGTGCCATAAAAGTATCCAATGTATCAATTACTTTAGCGCTACTTTCCACAGGTGCTTTTTTTACTTCGATCCTTGAGCCCATTTTTTATAAACGCAAGTTTGTGGGTTATGAAATTCTGTTTGGGATATTCGTGATCGTAGGTTTATATATTATATTTCAGGTAGAAACAGAATATATTCTGGGGATTATCTTGGGCTTAACTTCAGCTTTCTTATCGGCTGTTTTTACTTTGATGAACGGGAAATTGATAAAGGATACGGCTCCTTCCGTGATCTCATTTTATGAATTGTTAACCGGAGTGGCCGCTATAAGTATTTATTTAGCTTTCATGTCCTTCAATAGTGGTGGAGATAAAGGGTTTAATCTTGCATTTTTTACGGTTTCTTCTGAAGATTGGTTGTATTTAATGGTTCTCGCATCTATTTGTACCGCTTATGCCTTTATTGCGGCAGTTGCGGTGATGAAACATTTAAGTCCGTACACGATCATGCTCACAATTAACTTGGAGCCTATCTACGGAATATTTTTGGCATTTTTAGTTTTTGGCAGTAAAGAGCAAATGAACCCACAATTCTATTATGGAGCCTTACTAATTCTTTCTACCGTGATCCTAAATGGGTATCTTAAAACAAAACGAAAAATTAATAAGATATCTTAG
- the dnaB gene encoding replicative DNA helicase — protein MEKVTIPQNLKYGQGNVINLEKGKIPPQAVDLEEVVLGAMMIDKKGVDEIIDILHADVFYKTAHKHIYEAIYKLFENTEAIDLLTVSNQLRKDGKLDKVGGEYYLIQLTQKVSSSAHIEFHARIILQKYIQRSLIKISNEIIEQSYDESTDVFDLLDTAESKLYEVTQGNIKRSSETAHSLVIQAKNRIQEISNKEGLSGVPSGFDKLDKLTSGWQPSDLIIIAARPGMGKTALTLSMARNIAVGHNLPVAFFSLEMSAVQLITRLISSETGLSSEKLRTGNLETHEWEQLNVKVKDLEKAPLFIDDTPSLSIFDLRAKARRLASQHGIKMIMIDYLQLMTAGSSVKGGNREQEISTISRNLKALAKELAIPVIALSQLSRAVETRGGSKRPLLSDLRESGAIEQDADIVSFIYRPEYYKIDEWDDEERSPTAGQGEFIVAKHRNGGLESIRLKFVGHLGKFDNLDDFDSPFGEFHSKMNDGGNDDPFGGKKLPSPTADEAFGSSMNDDLNEDDNDVPF, from the coding sequence ATGGAAAAAGTCACAATCCCCCAAAATCTAAAATATGGACAAGGCAATGTAATAAACCTTGAGAAAGGTAAAATACCCCCACAAGCTGTTGATTTAGAGGAAGTTGTGCTTGGGGCCATGATGATCGACAAGAAAGGGGTAGATGAAATTATCGATATCCTACATGCTGATGTATTTTATAAAACGGCTCATAAGCACATCTATGAAGCCATCTATAAACTCTTCGAAAACACCGAGGCGATTGACTTATTAACCGTTTCCAATCAGTTGCGAAAGGATGGAAAATTGGATAAAGTGGGAGGAGAGTATTACTTGATTCAACTTACTCAAAAAGTATCTTCTTCGGCGCATATAGAATTCCATGCAAGGATCATTCTCCAAAAATATATTCAGCGAAGCTTGATTAAAATTTCAAATGAAATTATTGAGCAGTCTTACGACGAAAGTACCGATGTTTTTGATCTTTTGGATACGGCAGAGTCTAAATTATATGAAGTTACTCAGGGAAATATCAAGAGATCTTCAGAGACTGCACACAGTTTGGTGATTCAAGCAAAAAACAGGATTCAGGAAATTTCCAATAAAGAAGGCTTAAGCGGTGTACCGTCTGGCTTTGATAAACTGGATAAACTTACTTCTGGTTGGCAGCCAAGTGATTTAATTATTATTGCTGCTCGTCCGGGTATGGGTAAAACAGCCTTAACACTTTCCATGGCTCGAAATATTGCTGTGGGGCATAACCTTCCGGTAGCGTTCTTCTCCTTGGAGATGTCTGCGGTTCAATTGATAACCCGTTTAATTTCTTCTGAAACAGGATTGTCTTCAGAAAAATTAAGAACAGGAAATTTAGAGACCCATGAATGGGAGCAATTAAACGTAAAAGTAAAAGATCTTGAAAAAGCACCACTTTTCATTGACGATACTCCTTCTTTATCCATTTTTGACCTTAGGGCAAAGGCAAGAAGACTAGCTTCCCAACATGGTATAAAAATGATCATGATAGATTACTTGCAATTAATGACCGCTGGAAGTTCTGTAAAAGGAGGAAATAGGGAACAAGAAATATCCACTATTTCGAGAAACTTAAAAGCCTTGGCTAAAGAATTAGCAATCCCGGTAATTGCACTGTCACAACTTTCCCGTGCTGTGGAAACCCGTGGAGGAAGCAAAAGGCCATTATTGAGTGATTTAAGGGAATCTGGGGCGATAGAACAAGATGCCGATATTGTTTCCTTTATTTATAGACCAGAATATTACAAAATTGATGAATGGGATGATGAGGAACGTTCTCCAACAGCCGGACAGGGAGAATTTATTGTTGCCAAACACCGTAATGGTGGATTGGAAAGTATTCGTTTGAAATTTGTTGGACATCTTGGTAAATTTGATAACTTAGATGACTTTGACTCGCCATTTGGTGAATTTCACTCTAAAATGAATGATGGTGGAAATGACGATCCTTTTGGAGGAAAAAAGTTGCCCAGCCCTACGGCAGATGAAGCCTTTGGAAGTTCGATGAATGATGATTTAAATGAAGATGACAACGACGTGCCATTTTAA
- a CDS encoding asparagine synthetase B, with product MKNLFFILVFFITSFQMQASWILIPMDAETQENHLKAYGITYFALQNNLNVQWLLNYRGGSFLISDTETLKRECKIRGVSFEVLSDSRSESILEEIQSPSRNMEAVILEKAPKIAVYAPTGNKPWDDAVTMVLTYAEIPYETIYDEEVLGDALILYDWLHLHHEDFTGQYGKFYRNYRTTPWYIKEKADAEALANKLGYTKVSEEKLAVALKIKDYVIGGGFMFAMCSATDSFDIALAAEGVDIAEPMFDGDPSEPGYQSKIDYMNTFAFTDFTLERNPMVYEFSSIDMTDKRQIAMNTDYFTLMEFSAKWDPIPTMLNQNHTMLVKGFMGQTTAFNRSTIKSNILVLAENKLNEEARYIHGIKGRGFFTFYGGHDPEDYQHRVGDPKTELELHPTSPGYRLILNNVLFPAAKKKKQKT from the coding sequence ATGAAAAATTTATTTTTTATACTGGTTTTTTTTATTACATCTTTTCAAATGCAAGCTTCCTGGATTTTGATTCCTATGGATGCTGAAACCCAAGAGAATCACTTAAAAGCATATGGAATCACCTATTTTGCCCTTCAAAACAATTTGAATGTACAGTGGTTGCTTAACTATAGGGGTGGTTCTTTTCTTATTTCAGATACAGAAACTCTAAAGAGGGAATGTAAAATTCGAGGTGTTTCTTTTGAAGTTTTAAGTGATTCAAGATCTGAATCTATATTGGAAGAAATTCAAAGCCCTTCCAGAAATATGGAAGCAGTTATTTTAGAAAAAGCTCCAAAAATAGCGGTTTATGCACCAACAGGGAATAAACCTTGGGACGATGCGGTAACGATGGTGTTGACTTACGCTGAAATTCCTTACGAAACTATTTACGATGAAGAGGTGTTGGGAGATGCCCTTATTTTATATGATTGGCTTCATTTACACCATGAAGATTTTACAGGACAATATGGAAAGTTTTATAGAAATTATAGAACTACTCCTTGGTATATAAAGGAAAAAGCAGATGCCGAAGCATTAGCCAATAAATTAGGGTACACGAAGGTTTCCGAAGAAAAACTGGCTGTTGCACTAAAGATCAAGGATTATGTGATTGGTGGAGGCTTTATGTTTGCCATGTGCAGTGCTACCGATAGTTTTGATATTGCCCTTGCAGCTGAAGGTGTGGATATAGCTGAACCTATGTTCGATGGAGATCCCAGCGAGCCTGGTTATCAGTCCAAGATCGATTATATGAATACTTTTGCTTTTACCGATTTTACTTTAGAGAGAAACCCGATGGTTTACGAGTTTTCCTCTATTGATATGACCGATAAAAGGCAAATAGCCATGAATACAGATTATTTTACTTTAATGGAGTTCTCTGCCAAATGGGATCCTATTCCAACCATGTTAAATCAGAACCATACCATGTTGGTTAAGGGTTTCATGGGACAAACCACGGCATTTAATAGAAGTACTATAAAATCCAATATTTTGGTTCTCGCTGAAAATAAATTAAATGAAGAAGCAAGATATATTCACGGAATTAAAGGTCGTGGTTTCTTTACTTTTTATGGAGGGCACGATCCAGAGGATTACCAGCATAGGGTAGGGGATCCCAAAACCGAACTGGAATTGCATCCCACTTCACCAGGTTATAGATTGATATTAAATAATGTGTTATTCCCAGCGGCCAAGAAAAAGAAACAGAAAACCTAG
- the tgt gene encoding tRNA guanosine(34) transglycosylase Tgt gives MKFNLLAKDPQSNARAGEITTDHGVIETPIFMPVGTVGSVKGVHQRELKEDINPDVILGNTYHLYLRPQTGILKKAGGLHKFMNWDRNILTDSGGYQVYSLSERRKIKENGVKFKSHIDGSYHTFTPENVMEIQRVIGADIIMAFDECTPYPCDYKYAKRSMHMTHRWLDRCISHLEKTPFEYDYSQAFFPIVQGSTYKDLRKQSAEYIASVGAEGNAIGGLSVGEPAEEMYAMTEVVTAVLPEDKPRYLMGVGTPINILENIALGIDMFDCVMPTRNARNGMLFTAHGTINIKNNKWHDDFSPIDDMAITFVDTEYSKAYLRHLFTVNELLGKQIATIHNLGFYLWLVREARKHILAGDFASWKNKMVQQMNKRL, from the coding sequence ATGAAGTTTAATCTTTTGGCCAAAGACCCTCAGAGCAATGCCCGGGCGGGAGAAATTACCACAGATCATGGCGTTATTGAGACCCCAATTTTTATGCCCGTTGGAACAGTGGGTTCTGTAAAAGGGGTGCATCAACGGGAATTAAAAGAAGATATCAATCCAGATGTTATTTTAGGAAATACCTACCACTTATACTTAAGGCCTCAAACAGGGATCTTAAAGAAAGCGGGTGGATTGCATAAATTCATGAATTGGGATAGAAATATCCTTACCGATAGTGGTGGGTACCAAGTATATTCGCTTTCAGAAAGAAGGAAGATCAAAGAGAACGGAGTAAAGTTCAAGTCCCATATAGATGGGTCTTATCATACGTTTACTCCAGAAAATGTAATGGAAATTCAGCGTGTAATTGGAGCCGATATTATTATGGCTTTTGATGAATGTACGCCGTACCCTTGCGATTATAAGTATGCAAAACGGTCTATGCACATGACGCATAGGTGGTTGGATAGATGTATTAGCCATTTGGAGAAAACTCCGTTTGAATATGATTATAGCCAAGCCTTTTTTCCAATTGTACAGGGAAGTACATATAAAGATCTTCGAAAACAATCTGCTGAATATATAGCATCTGTAGGAGCAGAGGGGAATGCAATTGGGGGATTATCTGTGGGGGAACCTGCTGAAGAAATGTATGCGATGACGGAAGTTGTGACCGCTGTATTGCCTGAAGATAAACCAAGATATCTAATGGGAGTGGGAACGCCAATCAATATTTTGGAAAATATCGCACTGGGAATAGATATGTTCGATTGTGTGATGCCCACCAGAAATGCAAGAAATGGGATGCTGTTTACGGCACATGGAACAATTAATATCAAGAACAACAAATGGCATGATGATTTCTCTCCAATAGATGATATGGCTATTACCTTTGTTGATACCGAATATTCCAAAGCCTATTTAAGGCACCTTTTTACGGTAAATGAATTACTTGGTAAACAAATTGCTACTATCCATAATTTAGGATTCTATCTTTGGTTGGTACGTGAGGCTAGAAAACATATCTTAGCCGGGGATTTCGCAAGCTGGAAAAATAAAATGGTGCAACAAATGAATAAGCGACTGTAA